The following are from one region of the Leptospira yasudae genome:
- the modB gene encoding molybdate ABC transporter permease subunit, with protein sequence MKESILLWLTSKSLPKYYPCMTELDWETIRYPIVLTLSVSLFSTLIATVLGVAAAYLLSKFRFFGKEFLNALLTLPLVLPPTVLGYYLLVLFGRNGVIGSFLLESFGFSVLFHWSGAVIASILVSFPLVYRSALASLEDLDPDYEDTAKTLGKGNFAIFWEVILPLTWRGILAGAMLAYARGMGEFGATLMIAGNIPKRTQTLSLAIYDAVQSGNDQVAFYLVILTSILSVLILTVSTRIFRKSHW encoded by the coding sequence TTGAAAGAATCGATTCTTCTTTGGTTGACCTCGAAGAGTTTACCGAAGTATTATCCGTGCATGACCGAGCTGGACTGGGAAACGATTCGATACCCGATCGTTCTGACTTTAAGCGTGAGTTTGTTTTCCACTTTGATTGCTACGGTCCTCGGAGTGGCGGCCGCTTATCTTCTTTCGAAATTCCGATTTTTCGGTAAGGAATTTTTGAATGCCCTCTTGACCCTTCCTCTTGTTTTACCTCCGACCGTGTTGGGATATTATCTTTTGGTGTTATTCGGAAGAAACGGGGTGATCGGTTCCTTTCTTTTGGAATCGTTCGGATTCAGCGTATTGTTCCATTGGTCGGGAGCGGTGATCGCTTCGATCCTCGTATCGTTTCCTCTCGTTTATCGATCCGCGCTCGCATCTTTGGAAGATCTGGACCCGGATTACGAGGACACCGCAAAAACATTGGGGAAGGGGAACTTCGCCATCTTTTGGGAAGTGATTCTTCCTTTAACTTGGAGAGGAATTCTCGCGGGCGCGATGCTCGCTTATGCGCGCGGAATGGGAGAATTCGGTGCCACGTTGATGATCGCGGGAAACATTCCCAAACGTACGCAGACTCTTTCGCTTGCGATTTACGACGCGGTTCAATCGGGAAACGACCAAGTCGCGTTTTATCTGGTGATTCTGACTTCGATTTTATCCGTCCTGATTTTGACGGTATCGACGCGGATCTTTCGAAAATCACATTGGTAA
- a CDS encoding sulfate/molybdate ABC transporter ATP-binding protein, protein MAIEVKNIIKRFGNFTAIDNLSLEVPSGELVALLGPSGSGKTTLLRIIAGLEDADEGQVIFEGLEVGKKNAKDRGVGFVFQHYALFRHMTIFENVAFGLEVRKRSERPNKEAIREKVMSLLKLVQLENFHGRYPSELSGGQRQRIALARALAIEPRFLLLDEPFGALDAKVRKELRNWLRRLHDEIHITSVFVTHDQEEALEVSDKVVILKAGKIEQVGTPDEVYNHPKNSFVFHFLGDVNLFHGRVQGGQTHLGEIKVDTPEHSEIENASAVGYVRPYDVEILRAPIEGQTIPAEIQYIHSTGRTVKIDLKRLDTGTILESQLNSSEFQALNLLPGETVHIRFKKVKVYVEDYTI, encoded by the coding sequence ATGGCAATCGAAGTTAAGAATATTATAAAACGCTTTGGTAATTTTACCGCGATCGACAATCTTTCTTTGGAGGTTCCCTCCGGAGAATTGGTCGCTCTTCTCGGTCCTTCCGGCTCGGGAAAGACGACTCTGCTCCGTATCATCGCGGGACTCGAAGACGCGGACGAAGGTCAGGTCATCTTCGAAGGACTGGAAGTCGGTAAAAAAAACGCGAAGGACCGCGGAGTCGGTTTCGTATTTCAACACTACGCTCTTTTCAGACACATGACGATTTTTGAAAATGTCGCATTCGGACTCGAAGTTCGAAAACGTTCCGAAAGACCGAACAAGGAAGCGATCCGCGAGAAAGTGATGAGCCTATTAAAACTCGTCCAACTCGAGAATTTTCACGGCCGTTATCCTTCCGAACTTTCGGGCGGACAAAGACAAAGGATCGCACTCGCAAGAGCGCTCGCGATCGAGCCCCGTTTTTTACTGTTAGACGAACCCTTCGGAGCCTTGGACGCGAAAGTCAGAAAGGAACTTCGCAATTGGCTCAGACGTCTTCACGACGAAATTCATATCACGAGCGTATTCGTAACGCACGATCAGGAGGAAGCTCTCGAAGTTTCGGACAAGGTCGTGATCCTGAAAGCCGGTAAGATCGAGCAAGTCGGAACGCCGGATGAAGTCTACAATCATCCTAAGAATTCCTTCGTGTTTCACTTTTTGGGAGACGTGAATCTCTTTCACGGAAGGGTGCAAGGCGGACAAACGCATCTAGGAGAAATCAAGGTCGATACCCCCGAACATTCCGAAATTGAAAACGCGTCCGCAGTCGGTTACGTTCGTCCGTACGACGTTGAAATTCTCAGAGCGCCGATCGAAGGTCAAACGATCCCGGCGGAGATTCAGTACATCCACTCGACCGGAAGGACGGTTAAGATCGATCTGAAACGTTTGGATACGGGAACGATTTTGGAATCACAACTCAACTCTTCCGAGTTTCAAGCGCTGAATCTGCTTCCCGGTGAGACTGTCCATATTCGGTTTAAAAAAGTCAAAGTCTACGTGGAAGATTATACGATCTGA
- the pdxH gene encoding pyridoxamine 5'-phosphate oxidase, whose product MNSKIAEIRSSYTLSSLDIEDAGEDPVSFFQKWFQEAVLSEVAEVNAMTLATASKDGRPDARTVLLKGITNDSFVFYTNYESRKGKELDENPRACLVFFWSELERQVRIEGSVSKVSREESEEYFHSRPRESQIGAVTSPQSEEIPDRKFLEDRYQKLSSQYEGKEIDLPGNWGGYAVHPERIEFWQGRSSRLHDRIVFEKKSDSSWRKFRIAP is encoded by the coding sequence ATGAATTCTAAAATCGCGGAAATCAGATCGAGTTATACTTTATCCTCTTTGGACATCGAAGACGCGGGAGAAGATCCCGTTTCATTTTTTCAAAAATGGTTTCAAGAAGCCGTTTTATCGGAAGTAGCGGAAGTCAACGCTATGACGCTCGCAACCGCTTCGAAGGACGGAAGACCGGACGCAAGAACGGTGTTGCTCAAAGGAATCACGAACGATTCGTTCGTCTTTTACACGAACTACGAAAGCAGAAAGGGAAAAGAATTGGATGAGAATCCGCGCGCGTGTCTCGTCTTTTTCTGGTCCGAACTCGAACGCCAAGTCCGTATCGAAGGTTCCGTCAGCAAGGTTTCAAGGGAAGAATCGGAAGAATACTTTCATTCCAGACCGAGAGAATCCCAAATCGGCGCGGTGACTTCTCCGCAAAGCGAAGAGATTCCGGATCGTAAATTCTTAGAGGACCGTTATCAAAAACTTTCCTCTCAATACGAAGGAAAAGAAATCGATCTACCCGGAAACTGGGGAGGTTATGCCGTCCATCCGGAAAGGATCGAATTCTGGCAAGGCCGTTCCAGCCGTTTGCACGATCGGATCGTTTTCGAAAAGAAGTCCGATTCTTCTTGGAGAAAGTTCAGAATCGCACCCTAA
- the cysW gene encoding sulfate ABC transporter permease subunit CysW: MRQESLLVRSILIGTVFLLTGLILLLPIYTVFHEAFSKGWAAYLEGIQEPDTVSALKLTLLVVSIAVPLNTIFGIISAISITRFEFPGKSWLLTIIDSPFSVSPVISGLIFILLFGRQGWFGPWLEEADIKIVFNTPGLVIATIFITLPFVARELIPLLESTGIEEEEAGLLLGASPLKVFFKIVAPGIKYGLLYGIILCNARAMGEFGAVSVLSGHIRGQTNTLPLQIEVLYNEYNSVAAFSAASLLVFLSLITLVAKQILERKIKIGKKEDSLQEEA, translated from the coding sequence ATGAGACAGGAATCCTTACTCGTTCGCAGCATTCTGATCGGAACGGTTTTTTTATTAACCGGATTGATTCTACTTCTTCCCATCTACACCGTGTTTCACGAAGCCTTTTCGAAAGGATGGGCGGCGTATTTGGAAGGAATCCAGGAGCCCGATACGGTCTCCGCGCTCAAACTCACGCTTCTGGTCGTATCCATTGCGGTTCCTTTGAACACGATTTTCGGAATCATATCCGCGATCTCGATCACCCGTTTTGAATTTCCCGGGAAGAGCTGGCTTTTGACGATCATAGACTCGCCGTTTTCGGTTTCACCCGTGATCTCCGGTTTGATCTTTATTCTTTTGTTCGGAAGACAAGGTTGGTTCGGGCCCTGGCTCGAAGAAGCGGACATCAAGATCGTATTCAATACGCCGGGACTCGTGATCGCGACGATCTTCATCACGCTTCCTTTCGTCGCGAGGGAACTCATACCCTTACTCGAATCGACCGGAATCGAAGAGGAAGAAGCGGGACTTCTTCTCGGCGCGTCCCCGCTCAAAGTATTCTTTAAGATCGTGGCTCCCGGAATCAAATACGGATTGTTATACGGAATCATTCTTTGCAACGCAAGAGCCATGGGAGAATTCGGCGCCGTTTCCGTTCTTTCGGGTCATATCCGCGGACAAACGAACACCCTTCCGTTGCAGATCGAGGTCTTATACAACGAATACAACTCCGTAGCCGCGTTTTCGGCCGCGTCCTTACTCGTATTTTTATCCTTAATCACATTGGTCGCAAAACAGATCCTGGAAAGAAAGATCAAGATCGGTAAAAAAGAAGATTCGCTTCAAGAGGAGGCATAG
- a CDS encoding ATP-binding cassette domain-containing protein, translating to MSLTVNIQKTLSDRKRSFFLDLDFRFIQDFLFIYGPSGAGKTLTLKVLAGLIKPDRGKILLGETLFFDSEKRIDLPSQERKIGYLPQNYSLFPHLTVRKNLEFPLKNLFSFRLSESDRILVDDILEIFEIQNIADSYPRYLSGGQKQRVALARALIGKPGLLLLDEPFAALNLELKEKMKEELKKIQRLFQVPVVVVSHDPEDYSYFGADSLSIENGVTFPLKQKKEPKRK from the coding sequence GTGTCCCTAACCGTTAATATTCAAAAAACCTTAAGCGATCGAAAAAGATCCTTTTTTTTGGACTTGGATTTCAGATTTATCCAGGATTTCTTGTTTATTTACGGTCCTTCGGGTGCGGGTAAAACGCTTACGCTTAAGGTTCTTGCGGGTTTGATCAAACCCGATCGGGGAAAAATTCTTCTCGGAGAAACGTTGTTTTTCGATTCGGAAAAGCGGATCGATCTTCCCAGCCAAGAAAGAAAGATCGGTTATCTGCCTCAGAATTATTCTCTCTTTCCGCATCTTACGGTCCGTAAGAACTTGGAATTTCCCTTAAAGAATCTTTTTTCGTTCCGTTTATCGGAATCGGATCGGATTCTAGTGGATGATATATTAGAAATTTTTGAAATACAAAACATCGCCGACAGTTATCCGAGATATCTTTCCGGAGGGCAAAAACAAAGAGTGGCACTTGCGCGGGCGTTGATCGGAAAACCGGGATTGCTCCTGCTCGATGAACCCTTTGCCGCTTTGAATCTGGAACTCAAGGAAAAGATGAAGGAAGAACTCAAAAAAATCCAACGATTGTTTCAAGTTCCCGTAGTAGTCGTATCGCACGATCCGGAGGATTATTCCTATTTCGGAGCGGATTCTCTTTCGATCGAAAACGGGGTTACGTTTCCGTTGAAACAGAAAAAAGAACCGAAGCGGAAATGA
- the modA gene encoding molybdate ABC transporter substrate-binding protein — MTKIKFPALLFFLLQLSPVFGEEKILLVSAASSLTQAFAEIGKEFEKKERVKVSFNFAASGVLLQQIENGAPVDVFASADQENVDKGLAKNLFDPATRKNFVSNSLVLIVPIDSKLNLKKVSDLKSETVRKISFGNPATVPAGKYAKEVLEREGWDAALEKKWIPGENVRQVLDYVSRGEVDAGFVYKTDAALFRDKIKVTVANLKTKPILYPAIVVAKSSNGNDAKRFVEFLTSKEAKKIFQQYRFGKP, encoded by the coding sequence ATGACAAAGATCAAGTTTCCCGCGCTTCTCTTCTTTCTGCTGCAGCTTTCGCCCGTATTCGGCGAAGAGAAGATACTTTTGGTTTCCGCCGCCTCGAGTTTGACGCAGGCTTTTGCCGAAATCGGAAAGGAATTCGAAAAGAAAGAACGAGTTAAGGTTTCCTTCAATTTTGCCGCTTCCGGCGTTTTGCTCCAGCAGATCGAAAACGGCGCCCCCGTGGACGTATTCGCGTCAGCGGATCAGGAGAATGTCGATAAGGGGCTGGCTAAGAACCTATTCGATCCCGCTACGAGAAAGAATTTCGTGAGCAATTCTCTCGTGCTGATCGTGCCGATCGATTCTAAGTTGAATCTAAAAAAAGTGAGCGATCTTAAAAGCGAGACCGTTCGGAAAATTTCGTTCGGAAATCCGGCGACCGTTCCGGCGGGAAAATACGCAAAGGAAGTTTTGGAACGAGAAGGATGGGACGCGGCGCTTGAGAAGAAATGGATTCCCGGTGAAAACGTAAGACAGGTTTTGGATTATGTTTCCAGGGGAGAAGTGGACGCCGGTTTCGTTTATAAAACCGATGCGGCTCTGTTTCGGGATAAAATAAAGGTCACGGTTGCGAATCTCAAAACAAAGCCGATTCTTTATCCTGCGATCGTCGTGGCGAAAAGTTCCAATGGGAACGATGCGAAACGATTCGTCGAATTTTTAACGTCGAAAGAAGCCAAGAAAATCTTTCAGCAATATCGATTCGGAAAACCTTAG